Part of the Cryptosporangium arvum DSM 44712 genome, GAAGTCAAATACGGCGTCGAGCGCTGCTTCCAGGAGCTGGTCGGGTACGGGGGCGGTCTGCATCGCGGTGCGGTAGACCAGGGGCCCGATCAACACAGCCGCGGCGACCGCGTCGTCGACCGCGACGACGGCTTCGCCGGACGCGCGGGCGAGCGTCAGCGCGGCCCCGATCCGCTCGGTGATGTTCGCGACCGAGGCGTCACGCTGCCGCGCGATGTCGGCATCCCAGAGCGCACCGTGCATCAGCGTGAGTGTCACGGCGGCCACCTCCGGCTGGACCATCTCGTCGGCCAGCCGCCGGAGCTCCCCGAAGAGCCAGGTCCGCACCGGCGACTGCGGGTCGCGGAAGTAGGGCAGGTCGGCACCGGGCATCGTGGCCAGCAGGAGCTCTTCGGCCCGCGACCAGTGCCGGTAGACCGTGGCCCGGCCGACGCCGGCCTGCTCGGCGACCCGCTGGTGGGTCACCGCGCCGGGCCCGTGGTGGAGCAGCAGCTCACGCGCGGCCGCGAGCATCGCCTGGCGGCTGCGCTCGACGCGGGGATCGGTGGGTCTCACCGCATCAGCTTATGAGACAGCTTGACTCACAGAACGTCGGCACTAATCTATGAGACAGTCCGTCTCACAGATTGGGGAGCAATGATCAGCATGGTCACCGGGGCGACCGGTGGGATGGGTCGAGTCATCGTCCGGGAGCTGGCCCGGCGCGGCGGCACCGTGATCGCCGTCGCGCGGAGCCGCGTGGAGTTCGAGCCGAAGAACGTCGAGGTCATGACCGCGGACCTGTCCTCGCTGGCCGAGGTCCGCCGGCTCGCCGCCGAGTTCACCGCGAAGCACGACGCGCTGCACCTGCTGGTCAACAACGCGGGCGCGCACTTCCGCCACCGCGCGATCAGCGCCGACGGCGTCGAGATGCACATCGCGGTCAACCACCTCGGCGGGTTCCGGCTGACGAACCTGCTGCGTCCGGCGCTGCGGGCCGGGGCACCGGCGCGGGTGGTCAACGTCGTCTCGGCCGCGATGACCGACACGCGCCAGGTGAAGATCCGCCGCCGCCCGCGGCCGGTGTCGCTGGAGCCGGCCGAGCTGCCGGATCTCAACGGCGAGCGGGGGTTCGAGCCGTTCACCGCGTACGCGCGGGCCAAGTTACTGACCTTGATGGCCGGCTACCACCTGGCCGAGACCGTGGACGGCGTCACCGTCAACGCGGTGAACCCCGGCCTGGCCGGCACCAAGATCGTCGACGACATGATGCCGACGTTCATGCGGCCGTTCGGCGGCCTGGTCAAACGTTCGCTGCTGACGCCGGAGCAGAGCGCGGCGTTCATCCTCCGCGTCGCGACGTCACCGGACTTGGACGGCGTCACCGGGCGCTACTTCGACCGCGACGTCGAGGCCCGGTCTCCGGAGATCTCCTACGACCGGGCGCTGCGTGAATGGGTCTGGAACAGCTCGCTGGAGTTCAGCGAGGCACGCTGAACCCGGTTCAGGTGAGCGAGCGGATGCCCGCGACGTCGTACTCGGCCACCGAGGCGGAGAGCATCGCGGCCGACTGGTCGCCGTCGGGTCCGCTGCCGCGGAACGCTTCGACGGCCTGCTGGGACTCCCACCGCTCGAAGACGTTGATCCGCCCCGGCTCGACCAGATCCGCCGCGATCGAGAAGTCGAGACACCCCTCCGCGGCCCGCGCCAACTCCACGACACGCACGCACCCCGCGAGATAGGCCTCCCGGTCGGAAGCCTCCACCACGATCTGCCCAGCCACGATCACCATGCGTCTACTTTCGCCCCACCCGTCAAAAGTTGAACGTCAGGGCTTTGAAATCCTCGGTTTGGCGGCGGATGCCGACCTCGGTGGGGAGGCGCTCGATCGACGAGGCACCGAAGAAGCCGACCACACCCTCGGTGTGATCCAACACGTACTGCGCGTCCGCGGGCTCGGCGATCGGGCCGCCGTGGCACAGGCACAGGATGTCGGGGTTCACCCGGCGAGCGGCGTCGGCGAGCGCTTGGACGCGTTGCGCCGCGTCCTCCAGCGACAGAGCGGTCTGCGCCCCGATCGTCCCCGACGTCGTCAGCCCCATGTGCGGCACCAGGATGTCGGCGCCGGCCCGGGCCATGTCGGCGGCCTGTTCCTCGTCGAACACGTACGGCGCGGTGAGCAGGTCCAGCTCGTGGGCGGCCCGGATCATGTCGACCTCGAGTCCGAAGCCCATCCCGGTCTCCTCGAGGTTCGCGCGGAACACCCCGTCGATCAGCCCGACGGTCGGGAAGTTCTGCACCCCGGCGAACCCCAGGTCGCGAACCTGGCGCAGGAAGTGCGGCATCACCCGGAACGGGTCGGTGCCGCACACCCCGGCGAGCACCGGCGTCCGGGACACGACCGGAAGCACCTCGTTGGCCATCTCGAGCACGATCGCGTTCGCGTCCCCGTAGGGCAGCAGACCCGACAGCGAACCCCGTCCGGCCATCCGGAACCGGCCCGAGTTGTAGATGATCAGCAGATCGATCCCACCGGCCTCGGCCGACTTCGCCGTGATCCCGGTTCCGGCCCCTCCGCCGATCAACGGCCGTCCGGCCGCAACCGACGCCCGGAACTGCTCCAGAACGGCCTGCCTCATGCGGATGCTCCCTTGATGTACCCGTGCAACGCCTCCGCCGCCGCGGCGCCGAACCCAGCGTCGTTGATTGCCGCATCCCGCTCGTGAACGGACACGCCGGACCCCGCCAGCCCCGCTCGCAGCGCGTCGAACAGCGCTTCGTCCGCGGCCGCATCCCGGAACGGGCCACCGTCGACGTCGATCGCGCTCACCCCACGCAACGGCAGGAACAGGGCGGTCGGCCCGGTGGCGGCGGCGAGCTTGCCGGCGATGCGACGCCCCAGCTCCGCCATCTCGGCCGGCGTCGTCCGCATGAGCGTCACCGTGGGGTTGTGCACGAACAGGTTCCGGTCTTCGAACTGCGGCGGCACGGTCTCGCGCGGGCCGAAGTTCACCATGTCGAGCGCGCCGACGCTCACCACCTGGGGCAGGCCGAGCTGCCCGGCGATCTCCAGCCGCGACGGTCCGGCGCTGAGCACTCCTCCGACCAGGTCGTCGCACAGCTCGGTCGTGGTGAGGTCGCAGACGCCGGCGAGCAGACCCGACTCCACGAGTTTCTCCATCGCCCGGCCGCCCGTGCCGGTCGCGTGGAAGACGAGTACCTCGTAGCCGAGGTCGGTGAGGCGCTCGCGGGCCTCGTCGGCGGCCGGGGTGGTGACGCCGAACATCGTCAGGCCGACGAGCGGCTTCCGGTCTGCGGCCGGAACGCGATCGGCGTACGCGCGAGCCATGCCGGCGATACCCGCGGCCGCGTTGCCCAGGACGGCCTCGGAGACCGAGTTGATCCCGGCCACGTCCACGACCGAGTACATCAGCGTCGCGTCGACCTCGCCCACGTACGGCTGGACGTCGCCGCTGGCCATCGTCGACACGAGCAGTTTGGGAACGCCGATCGGCAGCGCCTGCATCGCGGGCGCGGCCACCGACGACCCACCCGAGCCACCCACGGCGAGCAACCCGTGCAGGCGGCCCTCGTCGAACAACCGGCGGACGACCACGGCCGCACCGGCGCCCATCGCGCTCATCATCTCGCCGCGGTCGCGGCGTTCCCGAAGCGTGTCGGGGTCCGCACCGGCAGCGCGCAGCACGTCGTCGGAGTGAACGTCGGCGAGCGTGCTGCTCGAGAAGGAGCCGACGTCGATGGCGACGACGTCGACGCCGGCCCCGCTGAGGCGGTCACGCAGCCACGAGTACTCGTCGCCTTTGGTGTCGAACGTGCCGAGCAACGCCACGGTCGCCATTGACCCGGTCCTTTCGCCGTGCGAACGATTACGCCGAGGCTAGGCGGCCGGCAGCCCTCAGATCTGGACCAATTTCCAGGGATTGGCCCACACCCGCACCCCTCCGCAGTGGGACAGTGCACGAGTGGCGATGACGGCACTGGACGCGAGTGAGGTCTGCCGTCTGCTCGGTGGCTGGACGACCGGCTCGGCCACCCTCACCGACGACCTGGTCGCCGCACTCGTCGAGCTGATCGACGCCGGGTTGGTGCCCGCCGGAGCCCTGCTCCCGCCCCAACGGCGCCTCGCCACCGCGCTCCTGGTTTCCCGTGGAACGGTGACGTCCGCCTACGAGTCCCTGGAAGCCCGCGGTTACCTGGCCACGAACCGTGGCTCGGGATCCCGGGTGCGGTCGGCCCGCGGCCAGTTGCACGGCCGTCCGAGCGGCCGGCTCTTCTCGTTCACCAGTGCGCCGGGCGACGTCATCGACCTGTCGACAGGTGCGCTGCCCGCCTCGCCGATCGCCGCGGACGTCCTGGCCCGGCCGCGCACCGAGCTGACCGCCTACCTGGCGACCGACGGCTACTTCCCGGCCGGGCTGCCGGTGCTACGCCAGGCCATCGCCGATCAGTACACCCGCGACGGGCTGCCGACCCGCTCGCAGCAGATCCTCGTCACCTCCGGGGCCCAGCAGGCCACCTGGCTGGCGGTCACCAGCCTGGCCGGAAGCGGCGACCTGGTGCTGACCGAGGAACCGACCTATCGCGGCGCGCTGGAGGTGCTCCGCTCCACCGACGCGCGGGCCGAGGGCATTCCGCTCGCCGGCGGCGGGCTCGACGTCGAGCAGGTGCGGCACGCGTTGAGCCGCAAACCCCAGGCCCTGTTCTGCCAGACCGCGATCCACAACCCGACCGGTCGGAGCATGAAGGACGGGAGCCGCACCGAGCTGGCCACCCTGATCAACGACGCGGGGCTCACCACCATCGAGGACACCTGCTCGGCGGATCTGACGCTCGCCGGTCCTCCGGTCGCCCGCACGCTGGCCGGGCTCGTCGACCCCGAGCTGCTGGTGACCGTCGGCAGCACCTCGAAGCTGTTCTGGGGCGGCGTCCGCATCGGCTGGATCCGGGCGAGCGAGACCCGCATCCACGGGCTGGTCGAGCTGCGAAAGGCCGTCGACCTCGCGTCGTCGGTCGCCGACCAGCTCGTCGCCGTCGAGTTGATCGCGCGCACCGACCTGGCCCGGCACCAGCGTCGCACCATGCTGACCGAGGCGCTGGCGGCCACCGAGGCGGAGTTGCGGTGCGCCTATCCCGACTGGCACTGGAACCCGATCGACGGCGGCTCGGGCCTCTGGGTCGACACCGGCCAGGACGCCGTCGCCCTGGCCGAGCGCGGCAAGCGGGCCGGCGTCCGGGTGGCCGCGGGCCCCGGTTTTTCCACGTACGACGGACAACGCACGTTCCTGCGGCTACCGGTCTGGCACGAGCCGACCATGCTGCGGGCCGGACTGACCGCACTCTCGTCCTAGGAGGAGTTCCATGGCCCGGTCGTACTACAGCACCGTGTTCGAGCACGACGCCGCCGCCGTCTGGGCGGTGGCACGCGACTTCAACGGCCTGGCGACCTGGTGGTCCGAGGCCTGCAGCGAGAGCAACATCGAGGACGGCAAGGCCGCTGACCAGGTCGGGGCCGTGCGGGCCTTCCGGCTCGGCGAGGCCACTATTCGGGAACGTCTGCTGGCGCTGTCCGACCTCGAGCGCACCTACAGCTACGAGTTCGTCGGCACGCCGCCGTTCCCGGTGACCGACTACATCGCGACGCTCCGCGTCACGCCGGTCTCGGACGGCCGCTCGTTCCTCGAGTACAGCGCGGTGTTCGAGTCGGACGAGGCCGCGCGCTGGACCGCGTTCTTCCCGGCCGAGGTGTTCGGGCCCGCGCTCGAGGCGCTGGGGTCCTACCTCTCCCGGTAGAGGGCCGCCAGTTCCGAGCCGATCCGGGCCAGCTGGGCCCGGACCGGCTCGGGCTCGAGCACCTCGACCTGACCGCCCCAGCCGGCCAGATTGCGGGCGATGTCGAGCGGGGTGGGGGCGCCGACGCGGACGGTCGAGCGGTCGTCGGCCTCGCTCCGCACGTGGCAGTGGCGACCGAAGTGGTCGCGCAGGATCGGCACGAACCTGGTCGCGATGGTGACCGTCGCCCAGGTGCGCGACCGGCGTTCCTCCACCTCGCCGACCACCTCGGCCCAGGCCTCGGCCAGGGCGAAGTCGTCCGGACGGGTGCTCGGCTCCTCGATCGGTTCCGCGTCGAGGATCCGGTCGACGCGGAACGTCCGCCGGCCGTTCGCGGTGCCGGCGATCAGGTACCAGATGTCGTCTTTGTCGACGAGCCCCCACGGGTCCACCAGCCGCTCGGTGCGTTCGCGGCGGCCGTTGACGTAGACCAGCCGGACCTTGCGCCTCCGGACGATCGCGGTCTGCAGTTCGTCGACGCGAGCCGGTCGGCTGCGGTCCCGCTCGCCCCATCGGGTGCTGTCGATCATCGTGGCGCCTGCGGCCGCTTCGGCGTCGGCGCGGAATGTCCTGGGCAGCGCCTGGACGAGTTTGCGCAGCGCGGTCTTCGCATCGTCGGACACCGCCGCGGCCGGCCCCACCAGGAGGAACAGCGCCTGGGCTTCGGGCGCGGAGAGACCGCTCAGGTCGGTGCGCGCACCCCCGACGAGCGACCAGCCCCCGCCGCGGCCGGGCTGGGGATAGACGGGGATACCGGCGGCGGAGAGCGCCTCGAGGTCCCGGCGGGCCGTGGCGACGCTGGTCTCGAGCTCGGCGGCGAGGTCGGCCGCGGTGATCCGGCCGCGGGCCTGGAGCAGCAGCAGGGTGGCCACGAGGCGGTCGGCGCGCATGCGTTGAGTGTGTCGCCGAAAGTGCTCAGGAGGTGAGCACTTTGGGGTGGATGCTGAACTCAACCCCGTTCGAAGGAGCTTGGAAATGCTGCGAGGACTCACCACGATCACGTACTTCGCCGACGACGTGCCGGCGGCGGTGGCCTGGTACTCGACGCTGCTCGGCGTCGAACCGTACTTCGCGCGGCCGGTCGAAGGCCCGCCGGCTTACGTCGAGTTCCGCCTCGGCGACTACCAGCACGAACTCGGTCTGCTCGACCGCCGTTTCGCACCGCCGACGGCCCCCGGCGCGGGCGTGGTGGCGTACTGGGCCGTGGACGACGTCGAGGCCGCCTACGCGCGGCTGCTCGAGCTCGGCGCCACCGAACACGACAAGCCCACCGAGCGCGGCCCCGGCTTCGTCACCGCGTCGGTCGTCGATCCGTTCGGCAACGTTCTCGGCGTGATGTTCAACCAGCACTACCTGGACGTGCTGGCGACCCGCTGATCTCGTCGAGCGCCCACCGCTGGAAAGCCCGAGCCTCCGGTCCGGACGGCGGTCGTCCACCCGCGCGTGCGGCGATCGCCTTCTCGATCGACGCGACGCGCGCGGGGGCCGCCCCGGTGGCGACGCGGCGGCCGGCCGGGACCTTCGGGAGCCAGCCGCCGTGGCGGTGTTTCACCAGCGAGCGGCACGCGCCGAGGATCGCGTCCTCGGTGCCGGGGGCCGGGTCGTCACCGGACGGTGTCGGCAGGGCGATCCACCAGCTCAGGGCGTCGACCAGGAGCTGGTGCAGGTCGGTGGGCGAGACGTCGGCGAACGCCTCCACCGCGGGCGGGCCGACCAACGTCCGGCCGGACTGGTGCAGGATGCTGCGGTCCAGCGCGTACCAGAAGTGACCGTCGGCGACCGGCCGCGCGTCGGGAGCGTAGGTCTCGCGGAAGTCCATCCGCGGCCCGGTGTTCAACTCGACCTCGAATCCCGGCTCGGCCGAACCCGAACGCGCCACCGCCTCCCGGTAGACGACCAACTCGAGACCACGCGCCGGGCAGGGAAGGTTCTCGTGCCGGAGCGCGGCCACGAGGGCGCGTTTCCGCTCCCCCGCAACCGCGTCCGAGACCGTGAGCGCCACGTCGACGTCGCTGCGGCCGGGCTGGAAGGCGTCCAGTCCGATCGACCCGGCCGCGTAGACGCCCACGAGGTTGTCTCCGAGCACGCTGTGGGCGGCCGCGATCAGATCGTCGAGGTAGCGCCGAACATCACCGTCCATCCGATCATCGTGCGGCCGGGGCGGCGGCCGGGCCGTCCAGCGGTCAGCGTGTCTTGCGGGCGAGCAGGAACGCGTGCGGTGCGGTCATCGTCTCGTCGGGCTCGCGGCGCATCCGGGTGTGGACGCGCAGGCCGGCGGCCTCCAGCAGCTCCACCACGCGTTCGACCGGGTGACGCAGGTAGTCGAGGTCGACCGGGATGCCGAACAACTCGTCGAAGTGCCGCGTCTCGCCGTCGGTCTGGAAGATCAGCAGCGCGTGGCCGCCCGGTGCCAGGACCCGGGCGAACTCGCCGATCGCCGTCGACAGCAGTTCGTCGGGAACGTGGATGATCGACCACATCGCGGAGAGGCCGGGCAGCGACGCGTCGGGCCGGTTCAGCGCGAGCATCGAGCCGACCTCGAACTCGAGGTACGGGTGACGTTCGCGGGCCACCGCGACCATCCGTGCGGAGAGGTCGATGCCGGTGGGTTTCAGGCCCATCGCGTGGAGGAACGCGGTCTGGTCACCGGGGCCGCTCCCGACGTCGACGACCCGCGCCCCGGCGCCGGAATCGGCGATGACGAGCTCCGCGAACGCGGCCACGAACGCGCGGTCGATCGGGCGGGTGCCCAGGTCGTCACCGGCGAAGTGGTCGGCGTACTCGGCCGCGATCGCGTCGTACCCGGCTCGCGTTCGTTCGATCTGCGTCATGGCCGTGCACGCTAGGGGTGGGGTACGACAAGGTGGAGCGATGACTGGCGTCGTAGAACTGCCGTCGGGGGCCCGGGTGCGTGGGCGCCGGATGCGTGACGTGCCCGACACTCCGGCGGACTTCCTGATCGCGCTGGTACCCGGGCCGCTACCGGCCTGGCCGCACCGCCGGATCGTCTGGCCCGACTTCTGGGTCCCGCGCGATCGGGCCGACGCGATCGACGCGCTGAGCGAGGCGCTGACGAAGGCGCACGACGGGGCGTTCGTCGAGGTGGCGTGCATGGGCGGGCGAGGCCGGACCGGTACCGCGCTGGCGGCGCTCGCGGTGCTGGACGGGATGCCCGCGGGCGACGCGGTGGCGTGGGTGCGAGGTGCCTACCACCGCAAGGCGGTCGAGACCCCCTGGCAGGCGCGGTGGGTGCGCTCCCTCGGGACGAACTGAACGGGCGCGATCTCCCGAAGGAGACCGCGCCCGAGGTGGTACGTGTGCCGGCCCGGCAGCCGCCTCTCGGCGAGTGGCCGCTCGTAGCGGCTTAAGGTGAGGCCCGGGGGCATGGACCGGACCGGCACTCTGTAAAAGGTACCCGGCCCTCGGATCATTCCCACCCCTCCGAGACGTTTCTCGCACGATCGATCGCCGGGTCTCCGCGCCCGCCTGCCTAGGCTGAGATCGATGGTCTGGATCCCGATCGCCGCCGCAGTCGCGCTCCTGGCGTTGGCGCTCGGCGCCGTCGGGCTCCCGTCCGCGACGCTCTTCGCCGCGCTGCTCGTCGGCGTCGTGGTCGCCGTCCGACCCTTCGCCCGTCGGCCTCGGCCGGAGGCCGTCGTCGTCGTCGGCGCCGACGACGAGGAAGCGACCACCCGGGTCGAGCTGCCCGAACTGGCGAACCGGATCGCCCAAGCGTGTGTCGGCGTGCTGACCGGTGCGCTGGTGCAGCCGAGCGCGCTGGGCTCGCTCGCGAGCGACTGGCTGGTCGTTCTCGCCGCGGTCCTCGCCACGCTGCTGGTGAGCCTCGCCGCCGGTGCGCTGCTCGGCCTGCACCGCGACGTCGACACCGTCACGGGCTCGTTCGCTCTGATCGCCGGGGGCGCGTCCGGGCTCACCGCGATCAGCCGGGACCTCGGCGCCGACCAGCGGGTCGTCGCGGTCGTCCAGTACCTGCGGGTGCTCGTCATCGTGGTCTCGATGCCGATCGTGGCCGGAACGCTCCCGGCCGGCGACGGAACCGGCTCCGAACTGACCCCTGGCCACGGAAGCCTGGTGTTCACGGCCGTCTGCGTCGTCGTCGGTGTGGTGCTGGCCCGGCTGCTGCCCCGGGTGCCCGCGCTCTCGCTACTCGGGCCGATGGTGCTGTCTGCGGTGCTGACCGTCACCGGCTTCGCGCACGGGGCCACCGTCCCCACCGCGATCGAACAGGTCGCCTACGCGATCATCGGACTCCAGGTGGGGCTGTCGTTCACCCGCGAGAGCCTGCGCTCGGTCCGCCGCCTGCTCCCGCTCGCGATCACGTTGGTGCTGGTGCTGATCGTGGCCACGGCCGCGGTCGGTATCCCGCTGCTGAGCCTCGCCGGCGCGTCCCCGCTCGACGGCTATCTCGCGACCACCCCCGGCGGGCTCTACGCCGTGCTGGCCACCGCGACCAGCACCGGCGCCGACACGACGCTGATCCTCACCGTGCAGATCCTGCGGTTGCTCGTCATGCTTCTGCTCGCCCCGTTGATCGCGACGCTGCTGAGCAAGAGAATGAGGCATCCCAGGTGAGAGGCAGCAACCGTGGACAACGACTACGGGTACGTCGACGGCAACGCCGCCGCAGGCCCGTTACAGGAACTGCTGGCGGTGGAGGCCACCACCGTGCGGGGGCAGTGCACCACCTGCGGCCGGACGTCGATGCTCGCCGACACCCGCGTGTACTTCGGCGGTCCGGGCCTGGTGATGCGGTGCCGGGGCTGCGGCTCGGAGCTACTGAGCGTCGTCACCACACCGACGTCGACCCGGCTGGACGTCAGCGGTCTGACCTGCCTGACCTTCCCGCTCGACGCCTGACCCCCATTCGGTGTACAGAACCGGACACCGACCGGTTCTGAGCCACGAAGCGGATATCTTCCCAAGTCATGGGGCCCATCACGGTGTCGGTGCTCGGTCCGGTACGGGCCACCCGGCTCGGTGTACCGATCGACCTCGGCGGACCACGTCAACGCTCCGTCGTCGCCCGGCTGGCCATCGCCCAGAAGCACGTCGTCTCCACCGACCGGCTCATCGACGACCTCTGGGACGGTGAGCCGCCGCCGAAGGCCCTGGCCACGCTCCAGGTGCACGTGTCGCACCTGCGCCGGGCGTTGGAGCCGGAGCGGGCCCGGCGCACCGCGGCCACGGTGCTGGTCAGCGCCGCGCCCGGCTACGCGCTGGCGCTGCCGACGGACGCCGTCGACGCCTGGCGGTTCGAGGCCCTGCTCGAGCAGGCGCAGGCCACCGACGATCCGTCGACCCGGAGCGAGTTGCTGGCCCGCGCGCTCGACTGCTGGTCCGGCCCCGCGTACGCGGAGTCCGCGGACGCGTCCTGGGCGGTACCCGAGATCGCCCGGCTGGACGGCCTGCGTCTGGTCGCCCTGGAAAGCCGGGCCGACGCCGAACTGGCGCTCGGCCGGGCCGCGCTGCTCGTGCCCGACCTGCAACGACACCTGCACGACCACCCCACGCGGGAAGACGCCGTCCGGCTGCTGAGCCTGGCGCTCTACCGCAGCGGCCGGCAGGCGGAGGCACTCGCCGTGCTGCGTCAGGCCCGCGCTCACCTGGCCGACGAGCTGGGCATCGATCCGAGTCCGGCCCTGCGCCGCCTCGAGTCGTCGATGCTCGCCCAGGCCCCCGAACTGGACGTGCCTCGCGCCGCCGCACCGCTCCCCGAGATCACCACCGGAGCCGCGGAGCCGACCGAAGAGCGGCGTGCGCCCGAGACGGCACGCGTCATCGGGGCGGTCACCAGCCGGACGGGCGCCGGCGTCGTCTGGGTCGCCGGTGAAGCCGGGGCGGGCAAGACGACGCTTGCTGAATCCGTCACCGCGGAACTGCGCCACCGGGGCTGGCAGGTCGCCTGGGGGCGCTGCCCGGAGGTCGACGGCGCGCCGCCGGCCTGGGCCTGGAGCGAGGTCGTCCGGGCGCTACCCGGCGACGCCGACGACCCGGGGCTCGCGCCACTGCTGGCCGAGCGCCCGGTCGAGGGCGCGACCGGCGACGCGTTCTGGCTGGCCCGTGCCGTCGCCGCCCTGGTCACGGAGGTGACGAAGAGCGCTCCGCTGCTGATCGTGCTCGACGACGTCCACCGCGCGGACGGCCTCACGCTGCAACTCCTGCGCCAGATCGTCGACCAGGTGGCGCTGCTGCCGGTCGTCGTCCTCGCGACCTACCGCGGCTCGGAGGACGGCGACCAGCTCGCGGCCACCCGGGCCGCCCTCGCCGTGGCCAGCACGCACCGGGAGTCCCTGACCGGCCTGGACGACGACGGCATCGAGCGGCTCGCGCGCACCGCCGGTCTCCCGCTCGTCGATCGGGAGGTCGTCACGCTGCTCCGGGAGCGCACCGGCGGCAACCCGCTCTTCGTCCGCGAGCTGGCCCGCCTGATGGCCGCCGAGGGCACGGCGGCCGCGCGCACCGTCGTCCCGACCGGCGTCGGTGACGTGCTGCGGCGGCGGATCGCCCGGCTCCCCGGCCCGTCGGTGACCGTGCTGCGGCAG contains:
- a CDS encoding TetR/AcrR family transcriptional regulator, encoding MRPTDPRVERSRQAMLAAARELLLHHGPGAVTHQRVAEQAGVGRATVYRHWSRAEELLLATMPGADLPYFRDPQSPVRTWLFGELRRLADEMVQPEVAAVTLTLMHGALWDADIARQRDASVANITERIGAALTLARASGEAVVAVDDAVAAAVLIGPLVYRTAMQTAPVPDQLLEAALDAVFDFKGA
- a CDS encoding SDR family NAD(P)-dependent oxidoreductase, with protein sequence MISMVTGATGGMGRVIVRELARRGGTVIAVARSRVEFEPKNVEVMTADLSSLAEVRRLAAEFTAKHDALHLLVNNAGAHFRHRAISADGVEMHIAVNHLGGFRLTNLLRPALRAGAPARVVNVVSAAMTDTRQVKIRRRPRPVSLEPAELPDLNGERGFEPFTAYARAKLLTLMAGYHLAETVDGVTVNAVNPGLAGTKIVDDMMPTFMRPFGGLVKRSLLTPEQSAAFILRVATSPDLDGVTGRYFDRDVEARSPEISYDRALREWVWNSSLEFSEAR
- a CDS encoding putative quinol monooxygenase, with translation MVIVAGQIVVEASDREAYLAGCVRVVELARAAEGCLDFSIAADLVEPGRINVFERWESQQAVEAFRGSGPDGDQSAAMLSASVAEYDVAGIRSLT
- a CDS encoding phosphoenolpyruvate hydrolase family protein is translated as MRQAVLEQFRASVAAGRPLIGGGAGTGITAKSAEAGGIDLLIIYNSGRFRMAGRGSLSGLLPYGDANAIVLEMANEVLPVVSRTPVLAGVCGTDPFRVMPHFLRQVRDLGFAGVQNFPTVGLIDGVFRANLEETGMGFGLEVDMIRAAHELDLLTAPYVFDEEQAADMARAGADILVPHMGLTTSGTIGAQTALSLEDAAQRVQALADAARRVNPDILCLCHGGPIAEPADAQYVLDHTEGVVGFFGASSIERLPTEVGIRRQTEDFKALTFNF
- a CDS encoding Tm-1-like ATP-binding domain-containing protein, coding for MATVALLGTFDTKGDEYSWLRDRLSGAGVDVVAIDVGSFSSSTLADVHSDDVLRAAGADPDTLRERRDRGEMMSAMGAGAAVVVRRLFDEGRLHGLLAVGGSGGSSVAAPAMQALPIGVPKLLVSTMASGDVQPYVGEVDATLMYSVVDVAGINSVSEAVLGNAAAGIAGMARAYADRVPAADRKPLVGLTMFGVTTPAADEARERLTDLGYEVLVFHATGTGGRAMEKLVESGLLAGVCDLTTTELCDDLVGGVLSAGPSRLEIAGQLGLPQVVSVGALDMVNFGPRETVPPQFEDRNLFVHNPTVTLMRTTPAEMAELGRRIAGKLAAATGPTALFLPLRGVSAIDVDGGPFRDAAADEALFDALRAGLAGSGVSVHERDAAINDAGFGAAAAEALHGYIKGASA
- a CDS encoding PLP-dependent aminotransferase family protein — its product is MTALDASEVCRLLGGWTTGSATLTDDLVAALVELIDAGLVPAGALLPPQRRLATALLVSRGTVTSAYESLEARGYLATNRGSGSRVRSARGQLHGRPSGRLFSFTSAPGDVIDLSTGALPASPIAADVLARPRTELTAYLATDGYFPAGLPVLRQAIADQYTRDGLPTRSQQILVTSGAQQATWLAVTSLAGSGDLVLTEEPTYRGALEVLRSTDARAEGIPLAGGGLDVEQVRHALSRKPQALFCQTAIHNPTGRSMKDGSRTELATLINDAGLTTIEDTCSADLTLAGPPVARTLAGLVDPELLVTVGSTSKLFWGGVRIGWIRASETRIHGLVELRKAVDLASSVADQLVAVELIARTDLARHQRRTMLTEALAATEAELRCAYPDWHWNPIDGGSGLWVDTGQDAVALAERGKRAGVRVAAGPGFSTYDGQRTFLRLPVWHEPTMLRAGLTALSS
- a CDS encoding SRPBCC family protein; the encoded protein is MARSYYSTVFEHDAAAVWAVARDFNGLATWWSEACSESNIEDGKAADQVGAVRAFRLGEATIRERLLALSDLERTYSYEFVGTPPFPVTDYIATLRVTPVSDGRSFLEYSAVFESDEAARWTAFFPAEVFGPALEALGSYLSR
- a CDS encoding helix-turn-helix transcriptional regulator; translation: MRADRLVATLLLLQARGRITAADLAAELETSVATARRDLEALSAAGIPVYPQPGRGGGWSLVGGARTDLSGLSAPEAQALFLLVGPAAAVSDDAKTALRKLVQALPRTFRADAEAAAGATMIDSTRWGERDRSRPARVDELQTAIVRRRKVRLVYVNGRRERTERLVDPWGLVDKDDIWYLIAGTANGRRTFRVDRILDAEPIEEPSTRPDDFALAEAWAEVVGEVEERRSRTWATVTIATRFVPILRDHFGRHCHVRSEADDRSTVRVGAPTPLDIARNLAGWGGQVEVLEPEPVRAQLARIGSELAALYRER
- a CDS encoding VOC family protein; translation: MLRGLTTITYFADDVPAAVAWYSTLLGVEPYFARPVEGPPAYVEFRLGDYQHELGLLDRRFAPPTAPGAGVVAYWAVDDVEAAYARLLELGATEHDKPTERGPGFVTASVVDPFGNVLGVMFNQHYLDVLATR
- a CDS encoding class I SAM-dependent DNA methyltransferase translates to MTQIERTRAGYDAIAAEYADHFAGDDLGTRPIDRAFVAAFAELVIADSGAGARVVDVGSGPGDQTAFLHAMGLKPTGIDLSARMVAVARERHPYLEFEVGSMLALNRPDASLPGLSAMWSIIHVPDELLSTAIGEFARVLAPGGHALLIFQTDGETRHFDELFGIPVDLDYLRHPVERVVELLEAAGLRVHTRMRREPDETMTAPHAFLLARKTR
- a CDS encoding protein-tyrosine phosphatase family protein gives rise to the protein MTGVVELPSGARVRGRRMRDVPDTPADFLIALVPGPLPAWPHRRIVWPDFWVPRDRADAIDALSEALTKAHDGAFVEVACMGGRGRTGTALAALAVLDGMPAGDAVAWVRGAYHRKAVETPWQARWVRSLGTN